From Toxorhynchites rutilus septentrionalis strain SRP chromosome 2, ASM2978413v1, whole genome shotgun sequence, a single genomic window includes:
- the LOC129771565 gene encoding melanotransferrin isoform X3, which translates to MFFVRNSALITLLVGFVFGQHNFDNVELGQEMVWCATNEPEMYKCRNFTVALERDQALFNNYFLNVSCHFGYDQDECMRLIDEGKAHAMMLDAGEVYTGGRHHSLVPIMQEGYDGGFTQYHAVAVIKKDTLHDVSNLRQLKGKKACFAWVGNHAGWTLPIYTLQREGGMDITDCNNHVKTATDFFGPSCAVNALVDKYNPIGDNSDKLCSLCVGKVPGEKCTPKDPYMGFEGAFRCLLEAGEIAFLKHTTVNEMVNSGLIHGVTADQFELLCKDGSRQPISEYRQCHWGLVQSHALVVSSARTNAERRRYKKFFTQAVNLYASKSKGFNGTNVVDDRYRNQNNPYNNNRFDAGRSDDRYDNRFYTSTTERFEYDRYEDRQNNETQFYEKFDLFESRRYGKRLNLMFQDTTRYLAPIDENNQNFQNYLGSALDQIYGVRACPVSRMTLCVTSDAEMDKCIKMRTALKAQLIKPEMLCLKAHSHIDCMRHVNSGQADVVVLDASDVYTGGLKYDLLPFMSEIYDLGQPEYYVVAVAKEEDPDTELTYLRKKNTCHSGINTAAGWVYPMAYLISNGWIRPYGCDSIRAAAEYFTKSCVPGAISNEYNTGVPYDNLCDLCRGSSFRYCRRDASEDYYGSTGAFRCLVEGGGHVAFVKHTTVLENTGGKKREWWARNTLPDDFELLCPDGTRAEINEYKRCNLGKVKANAIVTRGGHNYNATQLNAYINLFTYAQQFYGRRDANEFSFSLFYSNPPYHDLIFSDATRELRLIPGDRRWFDAYLGADFLRARRITDCHAAKE; encoded by the exons atgttttttgttcgaaatagTGCCTTAATAACATTACTTGTTGGGTTTGTGTTTG GACAACATAACTTCGATAATGTGGAGTTGGGGCAGGAAATGGTTTGGTGTGCTACCAACGAACCTGAGATGTACAAATGTCGAAACTTTACTGTAGCACTTGAACGAGATCAGGCATTGTTCAACAATTATTTCCTAAATGTATCCTGCCACTTTGGGTATGATCAAGATGAATGCATGCGCCTCATCGACGAGGGAAAGGCACACGCCATGATGTTGGATGCTGGGGAAGTTTACACTGGAGGCCGTCATCATTCGTTAGTTCCAATCATGCAAGAGGGATACGATGGTGGATTTACACAGTATCACGCAGTTGCGGTTATCAAAAAAGATACTCTCCATGATGTCTCCAATCTGAGGCAATTGAAAGGGAAGAAGGCTTGCTTTGCATGGGTCGGAAACCATGCTGGATGGACACTACCTATATACACG CTCCAACGTGAAGGTGGCATGGACATAACAGATTGTAATAATCACGTCAAAACAGCAACCGACTTTTTTGGACCTTCATGTGCAGTAAACGCCTTAGTGGACAAATACAATCCAATAGGAGATAACTCTGACAA ATTATGCTCGTTGTGCGTTGGAAAAGTTCCAGGAGAGAAATGTACTCCTAAAGATCCATACATGGGATTTGAAGGCGCTTTCCGTTGCTTATTGGAGGCAGGCGAAATTGCATTTCTCAAACATACTACAGTGAATGAAATGGTTAACAGTGGATTAATTCACGGAGTTACAGCAGATCAgtttgaacttctctgtaaggATGGATCGAGACAACCAATATCTGAATATCGTCAATGTCACTGGGGCTTGGTGCAATCACATGCACTTGTGGTGTCTTCTGCCAGAACAAATGCTGAACGTAGACGCTATAAGAAATTTTTCACGCAGGCAGTTAACTTGTACGCATCGAAATCGAAGGGTTTCAATGGAACCAATGTAGTAGATGATAGATATCGTAATCAAAATAATCCCTACAATAACAACCGATTCGACGCTGGACGTTCCGATGACAGATATGATAACCGATTTTATACTTCGACGACTGAAAGATTTGAATATGATAGATACGAGGATCGTCAAAATAATGAGACACAATTTTATGAAAAGTTTGACTTATTTGAATCCAGACGATACGGAAAGCGTCTTAATCTCATGTTCCAGGATACTACTCGTTATTTGGCTCCTATAGATGAAAACAATCAGAATTTCCAGAACTACCTTGGATCAGCTTTGGATCAAATCTACGGCGTACGAGCTTGCCCTGTGAGTAGAATGACACTATGCGTCACATCAGATGCAGAAATGGATAAATGCATTAAAATGAGG ACAGCGTTGAAAGCCCAACTCATCAAACCGGAGATGTTGTGCCTCAAAGCTCATTCTCATATAGATTGTATGCGACATGTAAATTCCGGACAAGCCGACGTTGTTGTTTTAGATGCAAGTGACGTCTATACTGGCGGTTTGAAGTATGATCTACTACCGTTCATGTCTGAAATTTATGATCTTGGCCAACCTGAATACTACGTGGTAGCTGTAGCAAAGGAAGAAGATCCGGATACCGAATTGAcatatttaagaaaaaaaaatacctgtCATTCGGGAATAAATACTGCGGCTGGATGGGTGTATCCAATGGCTTATCTCATATCCAATGGATGGATTCGACCCTATGGCTGCGACAGTATTCGGGCTGCTGCGGAGTATTTCACTAAATCCTGTGTGCCTGGAGCGATTAGTAATGAGTACAATACCGGCGTCCCTTATGACAATTTGTGTGATTTGTGTCGCGGGAGTAGCTTCCGATATTGTCGACGCGATGCTTCTGAGGATTACTACGGAAGCACTGGTGCTTTCCGATGTTTAGTTGAGGGTGGCGGCCACGTAGCATTTGTCAAACATACAACAGTTTTGGAAAACACCGGTGGCAAAAAACGTGAGTGGTGGGCCAGAAATACTCTGCCTGACGATTTCGAGCTTTTATGCCCGGACGGAACGCGTGCCGAAATTAATGAATACAAGCGATGCAACCTTGGTAAAGTGAAAGCGAACGCCATTGTAACGAGAGGAGGTCACAATTACAATGCTACGCAATTAAATGCTTACATCAATTTATTCACGTATGCTCAACAATTCTACGGAAGAAGAGACGCCAACGAGTTCAG CTTCAGTTTGTTTTACTCTAATCCACCGTATCACGATTTAATTTTCTCCGATGCAACACGGGAGCTGCGTCTCATTCCGGGTGACAGGCGCTGGTTTGACGCATATCTTGGTGCGGACTTCTTGCGAGCACGACGAATCACTGACTGTCATGCAG CAAAGGAGTAG
- the LOC129771565 gene encoding melanotransferrin isoform X1 has protein sequence MFFVRNSALITLLVGFVFGQHNFDNVELGQEMVWCATNEPEMYKCRNFTVALERDQALFNNYFLNVSCHFGYDQDECMRLIDEGKAHAMMLDAGEVYTGGRHHSLVPIMQEGYDGGFTQYHAVAVIKKDTLHDVSNLRQLKGKKACFAWVGNHAGWTLPIYTLQREGGMDITDCNNHVKTATDFFGPSCAVNALVDKYNPIGDNSDKLCSLCVGKVPGEKCTPKDPYMGFEGAFRCLLEAGEIAFLKHTTVNEMVNSGLIHGVTADQFELLCKDGSRQPISEYRQCHWGLVQSHALVVSSARTNAERRRYKKFFTQAVNLYASKSKGFNGTNVVDDRYRNQNNPYNNNRFDAGRSDDRYDNRFYTSTTERFEYDRYEDRQNNETQFYEKFDLFESRRYGKRLNLMFQDTTRYLAPIDENNQNFQNYLGSALDQIYGVRACPVSRMTLCVTSDAEMDKCIKMRTALKAQLIKPEMLCLKAHSHIDCMRHVNSGQADVVVLDASDVYTGGLKYDLLPFMSEIYDLGQPEYYVVAVAKEEDPDTELTYLRKKNTCHSGINTAAGWVYPMAYLISNGWIRPYGCDSIRAAAEYFTKSCVPGAISNEYNTGVPYDNLCDLCRGSSFRYCRRDASEDYYGSTGAFRCLVEGGGHVAFVKHTTVLENTGGKKREWWARNTLPDDFELLCPDGTRAEINEYKRCNLGKVKANAIVTRGGHNYNATQLNAYINLFTYAQQFYGRRDANEFSFSLFYSNPPYHDLIFSDATRELRLIPGDRRWFDAYLGADFLRARRITDCHAGGSSLKFDLMKMCLLTLCLICKTFCR, from the exons atgttttttgttcgaaatagTGCCTTAATAACATTACTTGTTGGGTTTGTGTTTG GACAACATAACTTCGATAATGTGGAGTTGGGGCAGGAAATGGTTTGGTGTGCTACCAACGAACCTGAGATGTACAAATGTCGAAACTTTACTGTAGCACTTGAACGAGATCAGGCATTGTTCAACAATTATTTCCTAAATGTATCCTGCCACTTTGGGTATGATCAAGATGAATGCATGCGCCTCATCGACGAGGGAAAGGCACACGCCATGATGTTGGATGCTGGGGAAGTTTACACTGGAGGCCGTCATCATTCGTTAGTTCCAATCATGCAAGAGGGATACGATGGTGGATTTACACAGTATCACGCAGTTGCGGTTATCAAAAAAGATACTCTCCATGATGTCTCCAATCTGAGGCAATTGAAAGGGAAGAAGGCTTGCTTTGCATGGGTCGGAAACCATGCTGGATGGACACTACCTATATACACG CTCCAACGTGAAGGTGGCATGGACATAACAGATTGTAATAATCACGTCAAAACAGCAACCGACTTTTTTGGACCTTCATGTGCAGTAAACGCCTTAGTGGACAAATACAATCCAATAGGAGATAACTCTGACAA ATTATGCTCGTTGTGCGTTGGAAAAGTTCCAGGAGAGAAATGTACTCCTAAAGATCCATACATGGGATTTGAAGGCGCTTTCCGTTGCTTATTGGAGGCAGGCGAAATTGCATTTCTCAAACATACTACAGTGAATGAAATGGTTAACAGTGGATTAATTCACGGAGTTACAGCAGATCAgtttgaacttctctgtaaggATGGATCGAGACAACCAATATCTGAATATCGTCAATGTCACTGGGGCTTGGTGCAATCACATGCACTTGTGGTGTCTTCTGCCAGAACAAATGCTGAACGTAGACGCTATAAGAAATTTTTCACGCAGGCAGTTAACTTGTACGCATCGAAATCGAAGGGTTTCAATGGAACCAATGTAGTAGATGATAGATATCGTAATCAAAATAATCCCTACAATAACAACCGATTCGACGCTGGACGTTCCGATGACAGATATGATAACCGATTTTATACTTCGACGACTGAAAGATTTGAATATGATAGATACGAGGATCGTCAAAATAATGAGACACAATTTTATGAAAAGTTTGACTTATTTGAATCCAGACGATACGGAAAGCGTCTTAATCTCATGTTCCAGGATACTACTCGTTATTTGGCTCCTATAGATGAAAACAATCAGAATTTCCAGAACTACCTTGGATCAGCTTTGGATCAAATCTACGGCGTACGAGCTTGCCCTGTGAGTAGAATGACACTATGCGTCACATCAGATGCAGAAATGGATAAATGCATTAAAATGAGG ACAGCGTTGAAAGCCCAACTCATCAAACCGGAGATGTTGTGCCTCAAAGCTCATTCTCATATAGATTGTATGCGACATGTAAATTCCGGACAAGCCGACGTTGTTGTTTTAGATGCAAGTGACGTCTATACTGGCGGTTTGAAGTATGATCTACTACCGTTCATGTCTGAAATTTATGATCTTGGCCAACCTGAATACTACGTGGTAGCTGTAGCAAAGGAAGAAGATCCGGATACCGAATTGAcatatttaagaaaaaaaaatacctgtCATTCGGGAATAAATACTGCGGCTGGATGGGTGTATCCAATGGCTTATCTCATATCCAATGGATGGATTCGACCCTATGGCTGCGACAGTATTCGGGCTGCTGCGGAGTATTTCACTAAATCCTGTGTGCCTGGAGCGATTAGTAATGAGTACAATACCGGCGTCCCTTATGACAATTTGTGTGATTTGTGTCGCGGGAGTAGCTTCCGATATTGTCGACGCGATGCTTCTGAGGATTACTACGGAAGCACTGGTGCTTTCCGATGTTTAGTTGAGGGTGGCGGCCACGTAGCATTTGTCAAACATACAACAGTTTTGGAAAACACCGGTGGCAAAAAACGTGAGTGGTGGGCCAGAAATACTCTGCCTGACGATTTCGAGCTTTTATGCCCGGACGGAACGCGTGCCGAAATTAATGAATACAAGCGATGCAACCTTGGTAAAGTGAAAGCGAACGCCATTGTAACGAGAGGAGGTCACAATTACAATGCTACGCAATTAAATGCTTACATCAATTTATTCACGTATGCTCAACAATTCTACGGAAGAAGAGACGCCAACGAGTTCAG CTTCAGTTTGTTTTACTCTAATCCACCGTATCACGATTTAATTTTCTCCGATGCAACACGGGAGCTGCGTCTCATTCCGGGTGACAGGCGCTGGTTTGACGCATATCTTGGTGCGGACTTCTTGCGAGCACGACGAATCACTGACTGTCATGCAGGTGGGTCTTCGCTAAAGTTTGATCTAATGAAGATGTGTCTATTAACGCTATGTTTGATTTGCAAAACCTTTTGTAGATAG
- the LOC129771565 gene encoding melanotransferrin isoform X2 — MFFVRNSALITLLVGFVFGQHNFDNVELGQEMVWCATNEPEMYKCRNFTVALERDQALFNNYFLNVSCHFGYDQDECMRLIDEGKAHAMMLDAGEVYTGGRHHSLVPIMQEGYDGGFTQYHAVAVIKKDTLHDVSNLRQLKGKKACFAWVGNHAGWTLPIYTLQREGGMDITDCNNHVKTATDFFGPSCAVNALVDKYNPIGDNSDKLCSLCVGKVPGEKCTPKDPYMGFEGAFRCLLEAGEIAFLKHTTVNEMVNSGLIHGVTADQFELLCKDGSRQPISEYRQCHWGLVQSHALVVSSARTNAERRRYKKFFTQAVNLYASKSKGFNGTNVVDDRYRNQNNPYNNNRFDAGRSDDRYDNRFYTSTTERFEYDRYEDRQNNETQFYEKFDLFESRRYGKRLNLMFQDTTRYLAPIDENNQNFQNYLGSALDQIYGVRACPVSRMTLCVTSDAEMDKCIKMRTALKAQLIKPEMLCLKAHSHIDCMRHVNSGQADVVVLDASDVYTGGLKYDLLPFMSEIYDLGQPEYYVVAVAKEEDPDTELTYLRKKNTCHSGINTAAGWVYPMAYLISNGWIRPYGCDSIRAAAEYFTKSCVPGAISNEYNTGVPYDNLCDLCRGSSFRYCRRDASEDYYGSTGAFRCLVEGGGHVAFVKHTTVLENTGGKKREWWARNTLPDDFELLCPDGTRAEINEYKRCNLGKVKANAIVTRGGHNYNATQLNAYINLFTYAQQFYGRRDANEFSFSLFYSNPPYHDLIFSDATRELRLIPGDRRWFDAYLGADFLRARRITDCHAGFYTSSTLRCSGLLIPSD, encoded by the exons atgttttttgttcgaaatagTGCCTTAATAACATTACTTGTTGGGTTTGTGTTTG GACAACATAACTTCGATAATGTGGAGTTGGGGCAGGAAATGGTTTGGTGTGCTACCAACGAACCTGAGATGTACAAATGTCGAAACTTTACTGTAGCACTTGAACGAGATCAGGCATTGTTCAACAATTATTTCCTAAATGTATCCTGCCACTTTGGGTATGATCAAGATGAATGCATGCGCCTCATCGACGAGGGAAAGGCACACGCCATGATGTTGGATGCTGGGGAAGTTTACACTGGAGGCCGTCATCATTCGTTAGTTCCAATCATGCAAGAGGGATACGATGGTGGATTTACACAGTATCACGCAGTTGCGGTTATCAAAAAAGATACTCTCCATGATGTCTCCAATCTGAGGCAATTGAAAGGGAAGAAGGCTTGCTTTGCATGGGTCGGAAACCATGCTGGATGGACACTACCTATATACACG CTCCAACGTGAAGGTGGCATGGACATAACAGATTGTAATAATCACGTCAAAACAGCAACCGACTTTTTTGGACCTTCATGTGCAGTAAACGCCTTAGTGGACAAATACAATCCAATAGGAGATAACTCTGACAA ATTATGCTCGTTGTGCGTTGGAAAAGTTCCAGGAGAGAAATGTACTCCTAAAGATCCATACATGGGATTTGAAGGCGCTTTCCGTTGCTTATTGGAGGCAGGCGAAATTGCATTTCTCAAACATACTACAGTGAATGAAATGGTTAACAGTGGATTAATTCACGGAGTTACAGCAGATCAgtttgaacttctctgtaaggATGGATCGAGACAACCAATATCTGAATATCGTCAATGTCACTGGGGCTTGGTGCAATCACATGCACTTGTGGTGTCTTCTGCCAGAACAAATGCTGAACGTAGACGCTATAAGAAATTTTTCACGCAGGCAGTTAACTTGTACGCATCGAAATCGAAGGGTTTCAATGGAACCAATGTAGTAGATGATAGATATCGTAATCAAAATAATCCCTACAATAACAACCGATTCGACGCTGGACGTTCCGATGACAGATATGATAACCGATTTTATACTTCGACGACTGAAAGATTTGAATATGATAGATACGAGGATCGTCAAAATAATGAGACACAATTTTATGAAAAGTTTGACTTATTTGAATCCAGACGATACGGAAAGCGTCTTAATCTCATGTTCCAGGATACTACTCGTTATTTGGCTCCTATAGATGAAAACAATCAGAATTTCCAGAACTACCTTGGATCAGCTTTGGATCAAATCTACGGCGTACGAGCTTGCCCTGTGAGTAGAATGACACTATGCGTCACATCAGATGCAGAAATGGATAAATGCATTAAAATGAGG ACAGCGTTGAAAGCCCAACTCATCAAACCGGAGATGTTGTGCCTCAAAGCTCATTCTCATATAGATTGTATGCGACATGTAAATTCCGGACAAGCCGACGTTGTTGTTTTAGATGCAAGTGACGTCTATACTGGCGGTTTGAAGTATGATCTACTACCGTTCATGTCTGAAATTTATGATCTTGGCCAACCTGAATACTACGTGGTAGCTGTAGCAAAGGAAGAAGATCCGGATACCGAATTGAcatatttaagaaaaaaaaatacctgtCATTCGGGAATAAATACTGCGGCTGGATGGGTGTATCCAATGGCTTATCTCATATCCAATGGATGGATTCGACCCTATGGCTGCGACAGTATTCGGGCTGCTGCGGAGTATTTCACTAAATCCTGTGTGCCTGGAGCGATTAGTAATGAGTACAATACCGGCGTCCCTTATGACAATTTGTGTGATTTGTGTCGCGGGAGTAGCTTCCGATATTGTCGACGCGATGCTTCTGAGGATTACTACGGAAGCACTGGTGCTTTCCGATGTTTAGTTGAGGGTGGCGGCCACGTAGCATTTGTCAAACATACAACAGTTTTGGAAAACACCGGTGGCAAAAAACGTGAGTGGTGGGCCAGAAATACTCTGCCTGACGATTTCGAGCTTTTATGCCCGGACGGAACGCGTGCCGAAATTAATGAATACAAGCGATGCAACCTTGGTAAAGTGAAAGCGAACGCCATTGTAACGAGAGGAGGTCACAATTACAATGCTACGCAATTAAATGCTTACATCAATTTATTCACGTATGCTCAACAATTCTACGGAAGAAGAGACGCCAACGAGTTCAG CTTCAGTTTGTTTTACTCTAATCCACCGTATCACGATTTAATTTTCTCCGATGCAACACGGGAGCTGCGTCTCATTCCGGGTGACAGGCGCTGGTTTGACGCATATCTTGGTGCGGACTTCTTGCGAGCACGACGAATCACTGACTGTCATGCAG